From the Lactuca sativa cultivar Salinas chromosome 9, Lsat_Salinas_v11, whole genome shotgun sequence genome, the window GACTACTTTGGTAACAATGCTCTGCCACGATCCCGCTATTCAAGGTATTCAAATCTTTTCCATTCTTTTTATCAAATCTTTCCATTATTTACGAATGTATTCTCATTTGAACAGAAAAATTTGGTAGAAACATCTACTTTGCTACCATCTCGGAGACCCCCAACTTGAAGATGGCTGTACAAAATTTACTTCAGTCGAACCAAGCAGGCCAGAAGCTTGATTTTATCAATGATGATGACGCAATCAACCAATGGGGGCGCTTTTTGGGTGAAAATAAATCTGAAACACTATTGGTACTCGATGATGTATGGTCTGATTCCATTATCAAGCGCTTCAAGTTCAAGTTCCGTGGATACAAGATTCTTGCTACATCTAGGTTCACCTTTAAACAATTCAACACATATCACTTGCAACTTTTGAGCCACCAAGATGCAACTGCTCTGTTTCGTCACTCTGCATTTTCAGAATGTGAAAGTGATGATGCTGATATACCAGATGATCTTGTTGACAAGGTAGAACGAAACCTCTTTTCAGTTGGAATCAACTTTTCTTTTCCCATTATATAACATAGTTTTAGCCTTTTTTTTTTGTTGCTTTGTGTAGTTGGTGAAGTGTTGCAAGCAACATCCACTGGCCCTTAGTGTGATCGGTGGTTTGTTAAAAGGGACAGACATTACAAGCTGGCTTGGCATGTTGAAAAATCTGTCTGATGGAAAGCAAACTGTTTTGGATTTGGAAGAGTCTATACCACTTTGTCTAGCACGAAGTTTAGATGTATTCAAAGAAGAATCAGTAATCAAGCAATGTTACTTGGACTTGGGGTTATTTCCTGAAGATCAGAGGATAGCGGCTACAATGCTTATGGACATGTGGGTCCATCTATACAATGATGATGAAGAGGGATTAGCCACAATGAACCACCTCTTTGAACTCTCCTACAAAAACCTTGCAACTCTGTTGCCAATAAGGTACTTGTCTTCTGATTTCAATACCACCCTTATGCACAAACAAAGAATCATTTCGTCATACACTTTTTATTTGATTGCAGGAAACATTCGCCTGTGATTAGCAACTATTGTGAGGACAAAGCTCTTGTGCAACACGATTTGATGAGAACACTAGCTATTCGTTTAAGCAACCAAGAACCAATAGAGCATAGAAAGAGATTAATCATACATGCAAATGGACAAGATCTTCCCAAATTACCAAAGACTGTCGATGCCCATCTATTCTCCATTTCCACAGGTTTGTTTCCCCAATTTTAAAAGAAGGAATCTATTCATAAATGTGTTTTTAAAAAATGGTAAACCGCATCATCTGAGCAGCTCATGTGAGAGGTCAATCACTGAACTTTGAAAAATCCACCCAATCACAACATTTTACtttcaatatttttcttatttggACGTTATCCACCCAATTATAGTAGCGAAAACAATGTTGTAATTGGGTAGATTTCTCAAAAAAATGTTCTATCGGCAAGAAAGCAATTAGGATGCTTTAATAAACAAGTCAATAGACTTACAaagctatttcttgcatttaactgtAATCGTAAGAAATAGCAACATGCTTTCATTTATTTGTGAactataacatcctactttcattgCTTTCTATTACTTATTAGTGCAgtatactttcatttttttcttatcaagacattttactttgaaaaatctacctaatTGTATCATTGTACTTTCAATATTTTTCTTATCTAGACTTTACATTTATAAAATTTTACCAATTGTTTTGTATTCGATGGTATTGCTATAATTTGTGTAGATTTTTCATAATACCATGAtataataggaagaaatgaaagtaagatgtCACGATAAACAGTCCAAGAAAGTACGTTGCCTTTTCCTGCATTTAACCCTTCTTTTAATCCTACTATCCATGCTTGATGACAGATGAAAGATTCTCTTTGAAATGGAACGACATTCAAGCCCCCAAAGTGGAAGTTTTGGTGTTGAACTTCATGTCAAAGACATATCCCTTGCCACAGTTTATGCAAAGCATGGAGAGCTTAAAGATTATAATTTTCACAAACTACGGCTATCACTTCTCAGAgcttcaaaactttccctcaccACAATATTTATCCGGTCTAACCACCATTAGATTAGAACACGTTTCAATATCTTCAATCAGTACATCAATTCTGGAGTTACCACACTTGCAGAAGCTATCCTTGATCATGTGCAAAATCGGGAACAGTTTCACCGAATACACACCCAACAAATTACAAAGCCTTTTGGAGATCGACATCGAATCTTGtgatgatttaatcacatttccCACCATGTTATGCAATCTAGTCAATCTTAGAAAACTCAACATTACTAATTGCCTCGAATTGAGTTCGCTTTCTGAAGAATTTGGAAAAAACTTATCAAATTTGGAAGTTTTGCGGCTTGCGTCATGCTCAAATCTCGTAACGTTACccaaatggattggaaacatgcAGAAGTTAAGTGTGATTGATCTGACAGACTGTTTAAATCTGCTAGAGTTGCCAGGGGAAATAGGTGAATTGGGTAGTCTGAGAATGATTCATATGAGAGGATGCACAGGGCTGCGTGAGCTGCCATTGTCAGTCAAGGGTTTATGCCCTCTGGAAGTTGTTTGTGATGAAGAAATTTCGTTGCTATGGAGCCATCTCACGTGTGTCAAAGTAAAGTTGGTAGAAGAAGATAGATTCAGTACCTTTTTGAATATCACTCAAGATTATATCTAAGTTATCATTGAAGGATTAATACGAAGAATGTTATGTACTTAAAACCATGtatgaatta encodes:
- the LOC111879488 gene encoding probable disease resistance protein At5g66900; translation: MDPADLVGAGLGDAVSKLSDAIIHVIKKTSQFKPNLIQLQNTITRNKPIFDEIEKLIEVLDRPKKEKEMFIAQMEGAEALVLKCERIKWNFYKKYTHALKLDDLNASLLRFCQIDLQLLNTRGILDLLVAKNVQMRMMKGDAGRWSSRAPLLKDVVIGFDDRVRDLKAMVLKDSAGGDECSVVVVSAAGGSGKTTLVTMLCHDPAIQEKFGRNIYFATISETPNLKMAVQNLLQSNQAGQKLDFINDDDAINQWGRFLGENKSETLLVLDDVWSDSIIKRFKFKFRGYKILATSRFTFKQFNTYHLQLLSHQDATALFRHSAFSECESDDADIPDDLVDKLVKCCKQHPLALSVIGGLLKGTDITSWLGMLKNLSDGKQTVLDLEESIPLCLARSLDVFKEESVIKQCYLDLGLFPEDQRIAATMLMDMWVHLYNDDEEGLATMNHLFELSYKNLATLLPIRKHSPVISNYCEDKALVQHDLMRTLAIRLSNQEPIEHRKRLIIHANGQDLPKLPKTVDAHLFSISTDERFSLKWNDIQAPKVEVLVLNFMSKTYPLPQFMQSMESLKIIIFTNYGYHFSELQNFPSPQYLSGLTTIRLEHVSISSISTSILELPHLQKLSLIMCKIGNSFTEYTPNKLQSLLEIDIESCDDLITFPTMLCNLVNLRKLNITNCLELSSLSEEFGKNLSNLEVLRLASCSNLVTLPKWIGNMQKLSVIDLTDCLNLLELPGEIGELGSLRMIHMRGCTGLRELPLSVKGLCPLEVVCDEEISLLWSHLTCVKVKLVEEDRFSTFLNITQDYI